The genomic window CCAATCATCCAAATATACCAAATATATTACAATAATTTCTGATACTTTGAGTACACTATCGGGTCTCGGATAGGAAGCAAATCCGGACCAAAATCTGCCCTTCCAAATAATACAGATTCAATAGGTACTTTATCATGTATCCGGATCCGAATCCGTATTTGTATTTTCGGGTTCAGATCTTTGGATCCGGATAAAATGCCCAAGCATATTCTTGAATATAAAATACTCTAACATTACTGAGCCATTTTGATTCTTGGGCAACTGATGAAAAACTTATTTTCACAAGCCTTAAATGGGCTTTGAAGAGGCCAGCTTCAAAGAACGTTACCAAGAAACAGAGAACTCTTTCCGCCAAGAAAGCCAAAAGATTGAGAATTTTAAAGCTTCGGTACTGGTCTATATTTGGTATTTTGTTAACATATAAAGTCTTAGGGTGAATGGTAAGAACATAAAACAGTCGTAGATGGGAAACTACTACTTCAAACAATCTTCAAACAACATAAGATCAAAATGTAATAACAATGTCAAGGAAGGACATGTATATATACAGGTGGATGTGTATATCTATATTACTTCTATATCCAACACCGAGCTCTTTGCACGAATTTGTTGTTTTGTCTCTACAATATCTTCTTTGCTCGGTCTACTTGAAAATATGTTGGGTCGCATTTTCAGTCTGCATCTGTTACTTCAGCTTCTATGTCCACTACCGCTGTTGAGAAACCCtttcctgcaaaaaaaaaaacaatacaccTCTTCTCACCATTGGATCCACAAGACTTCTCAGTTACACATTTGCACAAAGTAAAGCAGACATTTGGGTAAGTAAGAAAGAACCTTTCTTAGGTGGAGAAGAAAACCCATTCAGGTCTTGTCCGAAAGCAGTAGTTTGGTTGGAAAATTTCACTGGTTCCTTAACAAACTTATCATCCGCAACTGCATTTTCCCAGAAGTACAATGCTAATGCTTCAAAAACCGATATATTTCGATAAAAGCTAAAAGTTATGGATTCATCTTTTCAACCTGAGAATGGCTGAGTGCAGAAAGGGCAAAGCTGTACTTCATCGTCCAACGATGACCTGCAGCGATTTCAATATTTAGTCAGCTGATTTAGGAAcaacaattgaaaaaaaaacggAGGGATTTGATTCTTGTGATAGACATCCTTACTTGAATATCTGAAACTCGTTTCCGCAATTTGGACACTGCACAAAGCGTATCAAAACACAAAAGTTCTAGCTAACGTTAACTCAAGAATAGCATAAATCTTTCGCCAAACTATGGAAAAGCTATCTTTAAGTTAAGCCAAAGAGACAAGAAGGCATACACTACTCTGGACAATATCTCGTTGTGCCCACCAAAGAAAAGCTCCCAACCCCAAAATTGGAACAATCACCACAACCAGCTGCAGAGGCAGATTTGTAAGAGAACTTTCAACTAAACCATACGCATACAAAATTAGATAAACCACAGAGAGAGTGTTAATAATTTACCCAGACGGATACAATAGCGTCGAGAACCCAACCAAGCTGACCAGTCATAGAGAGATAAGTCAAACCAATAGCCAAAGCGAGGTTCCCGAGGATCCTCCCGTTGTTCCCGTTGTTATCTCCGCCGCCGTTAAAGTCCAAACCTTTGTTACAGCTAACCTTAAAGACTCTTCTTTTACGATTTAGAGATCTCTCTCTTGTTAGAAATCCAGTTTCTTTCCGAACCAATCATCGCTGGCCGTCTCTGACGAAGCTCAATCACGCTAGCTCTTAATAATCCCGACTTGTTTCCGAGCAGAGAAGGACCAAAGCTCCGTCCTTTGGAGCGTGGTCTGTTTCTTGGTTGCTTGTTGTAGCCATCGTGTATGGAGAAGGTACAAAGGGTAAGCTGCGGAGTCGAAGCCATCATCGTCTGAATGCTTTGGTTTGCTTGCCGAACACCAACGCTCAAGCAACCAACAAAAAAACAGCTTCGCGATGATATAGTAAGATTGATATAAAGTTGAAATGGTAAGAAAACAACGCGGGGATAGCTCAGTTGGGAGAGCGTCAGACTGAAGATCTGAAGGTCGCGTGTTCGATCCACGCTCACCGCAAACGTTTTTTTCTCTCTGGGATTTACGTGTTTGAAACGCGGCGTTTCTCTCTCTTAATTTTACTTGGTTGAAAGGCAGCGTTTTAGGGATGCAAGGAAAACACAAGTTTGACTTTTAAAGAGAGACGTGGTTATTGCTTTAAACGCAACGTTTTAGACATGTAAAGAAAACTGGAATTTGACTTCAGTTAAGGCTTAAAGctcagttgtttttttttttttgagcaagtCTGTTCCTTTAACATTTCTATCTTATGTCTTATTGTACTGCATTATGGTTTGATGCGATTGAGTGAGATATCCGATTCAATTTTTATACATCTATTAAGATTGAGTGTAAATATGGATTTTCAATTCCATATGGTAATTTAGATCTGGATACAATGTTAGAAACTCAGTGTCCCTATCTAGTGACCGAGAAGTGTGGATCATGATGTGCATGTTAACCAATGAACGTAACTTCTAAAGAcgtttattcatttattttggaagtttcatttttctattcaatattcatatatacatttTGATTTGAAGTTAGAGaattattaattcattaatATATACTACTTGAGAATGTTGAATGCATATATGGTAATATAATCTCAAACaaccattttattttttaagaattcGACGAATCCATCAAGGTATTGGTGGAACAATTATTATAACAATTCTCGCCCATTAAAACTAATCAAAAGCCCATTGCCTTACTGGAATCCTAAGCCTAACCGAATCGGTAGAAGGCCCATATAAATCCctatttatttacattaattACCACTCTACCCTCTCAAGCATTATCACGAGAGTTaccaaccaaaccaaatgatCTCTCTCATTGCCTAAACTCATATGTCTGACCCGAAGGTCCGAACCCGCCACTACTCAACCCGCTCGAGCTGTACCCGAAACTCTGAGTCAACCCGCTCGAGTTCATCTGCGAATTTCTCAACCCGCTCTCCGCCTCTCCCTCCGCCGCTCGAAACGCGTCGTAACCTCCTCCTCCGTAACCGCTGCTCGCCGGAGCTAGCTCCGGGATGGGATTAAGACCCGCTAAGCTAGCCCAGTCGAAATTCCCGTTGAGAAGCGTCCTGAGCGAATTCACCCGAGGAAGATCGAAAGACCGATCCTTCATCTCCGGGAACGAGTCGAGAACGTCCTCGTGGTGCGACGACGAAGAGGACGACGACCCGTTCGTGCTGTGTTCGGTTGAACCGGAGCAACGGCTTGTTGTCTCTGAGACCCCGACGTCTTCTTGTAGATTCGACACAACACCCAATCATCcaactgaaaagaaaaaacaaaaaaaattaactttagCGATTTATTGATCTGGAGGTTGAAGAAAGTGTCAAGCTTCTGTTTTGTTAACCTTGGAGCTTCCGTGGCTACGAGAATGCTCGAAGAGGCGATACTCGTGCATGATCCAGTTcgttttggtgccttttggtgCTTTTCCCGCGTAGAAAACCAGAGCTTTTTTAATCCCGACGCGGTGGCCGTCAGACGTGATGATTTTGTCCGTACCCGTCGCCTTCCAGTAACCCGACCCGGCTACTCTGTTGGGTCTCGACCCGTTTGGATATTTACGGTCTCTCGGGCTGAAGAAATACCATTCCTTCTCCCCAAACAAGGCCTTACCTGTTGGTTGTTACACATACACAAACACCAAGAACATAAGAAACTTTATGATTCGTAACAAATAGCACCTTTGACTTTGTTAAAAAGAGTGTTGCTTACTTGGCAAATCCCAAGGATCGAACTTGTAGAGATCGATGTCTCCGATGACTTGGAGAGAGAAATGATAGCCTGCAACTTTCCGACAGAGATACTGAACAAGAAGCTCTTCATCTGTCGGGTAAAATCTGAAACCCGGTGGTAAGCTCAACTGGGCTAACGGATCCATTTCTCTAACACCCATTCGATTCTTCAGCAGACAATTAACGATCTAAATGTGTTTTTAAAACTCTTAAAAAACCAAGAAAGTTATGTGTTTATGTTAGTCGATCTTTTGGACAAGCTGGTGATTAGCTGCTTTATATAGGCTGTGGAAAAGGTTAGGTTCTTCGAGGATAAGTACGGTCGTCCTTTTCTTACTGTTCAAAAATCTTAATACGATTTTCTTTGTGGGACCCATTTTAGCCATTGACATACTGCCACGTATATGAATCAGCCGACCTTATCAGTGAGCTGTACATTATTTCTTGGAGCGATATAAATGTGCGTAACACATAAACgaagattttcatttttaacatGCGTAAGATTTTTACTACAATTATGAGAAAAGTCCTCTAAGTCATTGCATTAACTTTTGAGAAAACATCATCacggtaatttttttttttttgccatctaaatCTAAAAGTATTGTATTAACAAAAGTCCGAAGGCCCAAAAGAGTACAAGCCCAATCAGACAAACATAAAGCCCGAAAAAACTACACAATCCGGAAGGCCCAAATACAACATGAAATTTTTTTAGGCCCATCAACAAACCCAACTCGAAGAAAGGCATGTCCACGCGTCGAAGCGACCGTCCACGTGTTAGACAACACCGCCCCATCTAAACACATGTCCCAACCGCTTCAGCACGGCTGACCGTCCGACGGAACAAACGCTGGTGAGAACCAATCGAATTCTCGTTTCGTCGGAGCAATCCGAATCCAACCTCTGAGACTTGTCCTCCGGAAAAACGCCGGAGATATAAACATCACCCTTCATCTTTATCGGAACTCTTTGATCGGAGAGAATCATCGAAACCAATTCCGAAATCTCAGCCAGAGCCCGCGAAGTCATCTTATCTATCCCATCACTTCCTTCATCGGTGCACACTCTCGATCCTCCTGAAGCGAAGCCACAAACACCACCAAGTCACAGCCGGAAACTGGAATCCAACAAGAGCTGCCGTCGTCGTCGTTAGAGAGACTTTGCGACACAGAAACAGAGAGCCGACCGCTCACCCTCGTCGACAAGGTGCAGCGTCAGAGGCGAAACCGATCATCCATCATGCAAAAGATGCGACGCCAGagatacagaaaaaaaaacgaaaaaaccgagtaaagaaaagaaaaaacgagGAAATCAAAgaagccggaccgacggtggctacCGGAGCCCACCCGTCGGCCGGAGACAGAAGTTTCGCGTCGGCGCTCTAGAGAGAAATAAGAGAGTTCTGGTGTACAGAGAGAGAACCTTTCATCACAGTACTCTTATATAATTCGTGTCTTCGTGAcatttacaatttctattatttagtAACTTCAATTTAATTTACCTAAGCCTTTTTACATTCAATGATTCAACAATATGGCGTCGTTCTGGTTCATGAACCGTCAGGAAAAGTCGACACGTGTTGAGACATATGTCCTTTCTTCTAGAATTCTGAAAAGCCTAACAACGATGTGTATCTATCAGAGTTGTCCATATAATTGAGCCCGGTACGATTAATCTTTTCATGAAGCACTAAGGTTGGAGTcggaaaaagaaaaggaagaagcaCTAACGATTCGACAGATAAATCTATTGAGCAAAAAGCCTTAATAATCAGGCTCAGACACGCGTGGAATGCAATGTCCCCACTCGTGTGAAATGTATACGTGTTAGGAGAGTTAGGCAGGGCTTGGATGAAAGAGTCAAAAGAGAcgaaatataagaaaaaataatacttaCAGAAAAGACAGAAATTGTTGAACAAGTGTACATACCACAAAGTTCTAACTATAAACAATAGAAATGATACGTTTATTCGAGACACGTATTGCAGAATTACAAAACCGCCGTTTTGTAATTATACTGCTGAGCTTGTCTAACACATATAGacgacaaaaaaatatcaacaaaAGTGCATTTTCTAAGAAATTTACGTATGATGCTTTTTCCTACTTttgattcttatatattgtaagaagaatattatttatcaattttttgtttatttgaattAAATTGTATTTCGATCTtcaaaaagcaaaacaaaatgtTGCTCTTTTGATAATGTATTCGAAGTTTTATTTCAATAATTGtctcatttattttgttatattttaataattagatAAAAGAGTGATTAGGGTTTCGTCCACTCAAGAAATACTATAAATGGCCTAAGAAGTTGACAAATGACAAGTGAAAACAATGGACCATGCTGGACAGGTCACAAGCCTTTATAAAATACATGTGACGCGCGATTCAAagaactcgattcttcttcttcttcttgataattcttttctctttctttaattattattcaatCATTTCGTTTTCGATTGCTTTTGTACTTTAGATTTTAGTGAACGTGGAGAATTCTTGTTCACAGAGAGAGGGACATGCTCACCCATTTCCTTGGTAAGAAAATAGTTTTGAATATTAGCAAAGATACGACAAGTTTGGTTCAACGATTTGCATAACTGCAAAATGTCTTGATAAGAAACTCCGCAATCGCCTTTTTTGTCGACCAAACTCCGCAATCGCTATTCAGTTATTAGTGCATATTATTCTTGTGATCTTTTGACAAAaagtcaaatatatattaatacataacGATATGGCTTTGGAGGCAATGAGGTAAAATAGTCAAACCGTAATTTGCGATGATCCT from Raphanus sativus cultivar WK10039 unplaced genomic scaffold, ASM80110v3 Scaffold0712, whole genome shotgun sequence includes these protein-coding regions:
- the LOC108851712 gene encoding LOW QUALITY PROTEIN: uncharacterized protein LOC108851712 (The sequence of the model RefSeq protein was modified relative to this genomic sequence to represent the inferred CDS: deleted 1 base in 1 codon; substituted 1 base at 1 genomic stop codon); translated protein: MMASTPQLTLCTFSIHDGYNKQPRNRPRSKGRSFGPSLLGNKSGLLRASVIELRQRRQRXLVRKETGFLTRERSLNRKRRVFKVSCNKGLDFNGGGDNNGNNGRILGNLALAIGLTYLSMTGQLGWVLDAIVSVWLVVVIVPILGLGAFLWWAQRDIVQSSCPNCGNEFQIFKSSLDDEVQLCPFCTQPFSVADDKFVKEPVKFSNQTTAFGQDLNGFSSPPKKGKGFSTAVVDIEAEVTDAD
- the LOC108849424 gene encoding LOW QUALITY PROTEIN: NAC domain-containing protein 72 (The sequence of the model RefSeq protein was modified relative to this genomic sequence to represent the inferred CDS: inserted 1 base in 1 codon), coding for MGVREMDPLAQLSLPPGFRFYPTDEELLVQYLCRKVAGYHFSLQVIGDIDLYKFDPWDLPSKALFGEKEWYFFSPRDRKYPNGSRPNRVAGSGYWKATGTDKIITSDGHRVGIKKALVFYAGKAPKGTKTNWIMHEYRLFEHSRSHGSSKLDDWVLCRIYKKTSGSQRQQAVAPVQXEHSTNGSSSSSSSHHEDVLDSFPEMKDRSFDLPRVNSLRTLLNGNFDWASLAGLNPIPELAPASSGYGGGGYDAFRAAEGEAESGLRNSQMNSSGLTQSFGYSSSGLSSGGFGPSGQTYEFRQ
- the LOC108849989 gene encoding LOW QUALITY PROTEIN: uncharacterized protein LOC108849989 (The sequence of the model RefSeq protein was modified relative to this genomic sequence to represent the inferred CDS: inserted 1 base in 1 codon; substituted 1 base at 1 genomic stop codon), with the protein product MLTHFLGKKIVXEYXQRYDKFGSTICITAKCLDKKLRNRLFCRPNSAIAIQLLVHIILVIF